A genomic region of Actinomycetes bacterium contains the following coding sequences:
- a CDS encoding SulP family inorganic anion transporter: protein MSTRSPQRRPSWSSLRRRPWRRDGLAGLVLGVESVPDGLAQGLLAGVNPVYGLHGYIVGTAFAALATSSAFMAVQATGAMSIIVADVGAIASADDPARAVFTLSVLTGVVMLAAGLLKLGSLVRFVSNAVMVGFLSAVGVNIILGQLDDFTGYEAEGANRILRTFDLLIHPGRIHWPTLAVGAATIALIVLLEKSPLGSLGMVVAVVVTSASVSLGDLDVAQLGDIAEVPNALPLPKAPDISLLPQLLVPAVSLAFVGLVQGAGISSSFPNPDGSFPDASRDFVGQGVGNVASGILQGMPVGGSMSATTLVKEAGARSRMALIVAGAVMALLVLTLGGLVEQIAMPALAGLLIIVGFRTVKVDRIMAVVHTGAFPAVVLLVTFVLTMLIALQYAVLVGVGISMILTIISRSNAVVVKSWELDAKGRLREVDPPAEVPEGEVVVLQPYGSLFFASAPVFESLLPAIGPETAGSVVIIRLRGFDDLGSTFTGVLGRYASDLRATGSKLVIVSASERVVDQLEATGALVTIGTDNLYPSDQFLGATLRAARNDAVEWVEQHRPESS from the coding sequence ATGTCCACCCGGTCCCCGCAACGACGTCCCTCATGGTCGTCGCTTCGTCGACGGCCCTGGAGGCGTGATGGCCTGGCCGGCCTCGTGCTCGGCGTGGAAAGCGTGCCCGACGGACTCGCCCAGGGCCTCCTTGCGGGGGTCAACCCCGTGTACGGGCTGCACGGCTACATAGTGGGCACTGCCTTCGCGGCGCTGGCCACCAGCAGTGCGTTCATGGCCGTACAGGCCACCGGCGCGATGTCGATCATCGTTGCCGATGTCGGGGCCATCGCCTCGGCGGACGACCCCGCTCGGGCGGTGTTCACCCTTTCGGTGCTGACAGGTGTGGTGATGCTCGCCGCCGGCTTGCTCAAGCTCGGGTCACTGGTGCGATTCGTGTCCAACGCGGTGATGGTGGGTTTCCTGAGCGCGGTGGGGGTGAACATCATCCTCGGCCAACTGGATGATTTCACCGGCTATGAAGCCGAGGGGGCCAATCGCATCCTTCGCACGTTCGACCTCCTGATTCACCCGGGTCGCATCCACTGGCCGACCCTCGCCGTCGGAGCTGCGACCATCGCACTGATCGTCCTGCTCGAGAAGTCACCCCTCGGCTCGCTGGGCATGGTCGTGGCGGTGGTGGTGACTTCGGCGTCGGTGTCGCTGGGCGACCTCGATGTCGCACAGCTCGGCGACATCGCGGAAGTGCCGAACGCCCTGCCGCTCCCGAAGGCCCCGGACATCTCGCTGCTGCCCCAACTGCTGGTGCCGGCGGTCTCGTTGGCATTCGTCGGGCTTGTGCAGGGCGCAGGGATCTCGAGTTCGTTCCCGAACCCCGACGGCTCCTTCCCCGATGCGTCGCGGGACTTCGTCGGTCAAGGGGTCGGCAACGTGGCTTCCGGAATCCTGCAGGGCATGCCGGTCGGGGGATCGATGTCTGCAACCACGCTTGTCAAGGAGGCGGGTGCCCGTAGCCGGATGGCTCTCATCGTGGCCGGAGCGGTCATGGCGCTGCTCGTGCTGACCCTGGGCGGACTGGTGGAACAGATCGCGATGCCGGCGCTGGCCGGGCTGCTGATCATCGTCGGCTTCCGGACGGTCAAGGTCGACCGGATCATGGCCGTGGTGCACACGGGCGCATTCCCGGCGGTAGTGCTGCTGGTCACCTTCGTGCTGACGATGTTGATCGCGCTGCAGTACGCAGTGCTGGTCGGCGTCGGCATCTCGATGATCCTCACCATCATCAGCCGGTCCAATGCGGTCGTGGTGAAGAGCTGGGAACTGGATGCCAAGGGGCGCCTGCGGGAGGTCGATCCACCCGCCGAGGTGCCCGAGGGCGAAGTCGTCGTGCTTCAGCCCTACGGCAGCCTGTTCTTCGCGTCAGCGCCGGTGTTCGAGTCCCTCTTGCCGGCCATCGGTCCCGAAACCGCCGGATCCGTCGTGATCATCCGACTCAGGGGATTCGACGACCTCGGCTCCACGTTCACCGGAGTGCTCGGCCGCTACGCCAGCGACCTGCGTGCCACCGGGAGCAAGCTGGTCATTGTCTCGGCGAGCGAACGCGTGGTCGACCAGCTCGAGGCCACCGGTGCGCTCGTCACCATCGGCACCGACAACCTGTACCCCTCCGACCAGTTCCTGGGAGCCACGCTGCGCGCCGCGCGCAACGATGCCGTGGAGTGGGTCGAACAGCACCGGCCCGAATCGAGCTGA
- a CDS encoding SDR family oxidoreductase, whose protein sequence is MADTGGQLEAKVVLVTGAASGIGAACADRVEATGGTAVRTDIAEGSGTAEVRHLDVTDEDATRAMVAGIVAEHGRIDGLVTAAGIAGGGPVHALGDDEWQNVIDINLTGTYLGVRHAVAAMLDQEPIDGERGSIVTIASVEGIEGTAGGSAYNASKGGVILLTKNVAIDYGSVGIRANALCPGFIETPLLDSVWALEGLEEPAELIRAEHKLGRFGRPDEIASAVGFLLSGDASFVTGTSLVVDGGYSAGRDHAITKMFGLPGPQ, encoded by the coding sequence ATGGCGGACACGGGTGGCCAACTCGAGGCAAAGGTCGTCCTGGTGACCGGCGCCGCGAGCGGGATCGGCGCAGCGTGCGCAGATCGTGTCGAGGCGACGGGCGGCACAGCGGTTCGCACCGACATAGCCGAGGGAAGCGGAACTGCCGAGGTGCGCCACCTCGACGTGACCGACGAGGACGCGACCCGGGCGATGGTGGCCGGGATCGTCGCTGAGCACGGGCGCATCGATGGACTGGTCACGGCTGCGGGCATCGCGGGCGGCGGGCCGGTGCACGCGCTCGGCGACGACGAGTGGCAGAACGTGATCGACATCAACCTGACGGGCACCTACCTGGGTGTGAGACACGCAGTAGCAGCGATGCTGGATCAGGAGCCGATCGACGGCGAGCGCGGGTCGATCGTGACCATCGCGAGTGTCGAGGGGATCGAGGGCACTGCCGGCGGCAGCGCCTACAACGCGTCCAAGGGCGGCGTGATCCTGCTCACCAAGAACGTGGCCATCGACTACGGGTCGGTGGGCATTCGGGCCAACGCCTTGTGCCCGGGCTTCATCGAAACCCCTCTGCTCGATTCGGTGTGGGCACTTGAGGGCCTCGAGGAGCCGGCCGAGTTGATCCGCGCCGAGCACAAGCTCGGAAGGTTCGGGCGACCCGACGAGATAGCAAGCGCCGTGGGCTTCCTGCTCTCCGGGGATGCTTCGTTCGTCACCGGAACCAGCCTCGTGGTCGATGGCGGCTATTCGGCGGGCCGTGATCACGCGATCACGAAGATGTTCGGTCTGCCGGGCCCGCAGTGA
- a CDS encoding CRTAC1 family protein: MIITAAMYVVGTSGAGDDDVAGDDVEGRSTAPQDSAPTTFPAPATAAPVPLGGTSLAGLSFSDVTAAAGLSAPHADRPLTSGEVMNGAAAAGDYDGDGDIDLVLTRVGLPNLLYRNDGSGTFTDEAAAAGVAEPVPPVGSGTPLLADVDGDSDLDLLLTGNPTGGRALKLNNGDGTFTDATAGSGLELIPDEAARPQSFGASFADWDHDGDLDLTVLQWFVDPLDGSQAAEAAVGTEGMCERTAALRAAGGAGDLAGPELVTRSAMYRNQGDGTFADVTAESGVDMEEIVGFTPLFSDIDGDGWEDLLITGDLCTSRIYRNDAGRGFMDVTAESGVGTDENGTGSVVEDIDGDGNLDWFVTSIAYPTADGVCPFDGSTIGCTGNRLFLGDGRGGFRDATAQYGLRDGYRGWGAAAQDFNNDGFRDIAMVNGYDPNTGSGGESDPVFARFVSDPSLLWLGREETPLPEVGAQVGFGDTASGKALVPFDMDADGDLDIIVANTSEPPILYRNDTPPGGNWLTVRLRDVGPNPFAVGARVLVRTSDSDVARPAEVRAGSSYEGSDPYDLHFGLGPGVTVESVDVLWPGSRDPQVVEGPAVNQLLELRRGS; this comes from the coding sequence GTGATCATCACCGCTGCCATGTACGTGGTCGGCACGAGCGGCGCAGGTGACGATGACGTGGCCGGCGACGACGTCGAGGGCCGGTCCACGGCGCCCCAAGACAGCGCCCCGACGACGTTCCCTGCGCCGGCGACGGCCGCACCGGTCCCGTTGGGCGGCACAAGCCTCGCCGGCCTGTCATTCAGTGACGTCACTGCCGCGGCCGGGCTGTCGGCGCCGCACGCGGACCGGCCGCTCACGAGCGGCGAGGTGATGAACGGTGCTGCTGCGGCCGGCGACTACGACGGCGATGGCGACATCGACCTCGTTCTGACCAGGGTCGGGCTGCCCAACCTCCTGTACCGCAACGACGGTTCGGGCACGTTCACCGACGAGGCAGCGGCTGCCGGTGTGGCGGAGCCCGTGCCGCCTGTCGGCTCGGGAACGCCGCTGCTCGCCGATGTCGACGGCGACTCCGACCTCGACCTGCTGCTCACGGGCAATCCCACGGGGGGCCGGGCCCTGAAGCTCAACAACGGCGACGGCACCTTCACCGACGCCACGGCGGGCAGTGGCCTCGAACTGATTCCCGACGAAGCCGCCCGGCCGCAGTCGTTCGGAGCCTCCTTTGCTGATTGGGACCACGACGGCGACCTCGACCTCACGGTGCTCCAGTGGTTCGTGGATCCCCTCGATGGCAGCCAGGCAGCGGAGGCCGCCGTCGGCACAGAGGGGATGTGTGAACGCACCGCAGCCTTACGCGCCGCCGGCGGGGCCGGCGATCTGGCAGGCCCGGAACTGGTCACCCGGTCCGCTATGTACCGCAACCAGGGCGACGGGACCTTCGCCGACGTCACGGCCGAGTCCGGCGTCGACATGGAGGAGATCGTGGGGTTCACACCGCTCTTCTCGGACATCGATGGCGACGGCTGGGAGGACCTGTTGATCACCGGCGACCTGTGCACGTCGCGCATCTACCGCAATGACGCGGGACGGGGATTCATGGACGTCACCGCAGAGTCGGGGGTGGGCACCGACGAGAACGGCACGGGATCTGTGGTGGAGGACATCGACGGCGATGGCAACCTCGACTGGTTCGTGACATCGATCGCCTACCCGACCGCCGACGGCGTTTGCCCGTTCGACGGATCCACCATCGGCTGCACCGGCAACCGCCTGTTCCTCGGCGACGGCCGGGGTGGGTTTCGCGACGCAACGGCGCAATACGGATTGCGTGACGGCTACCGGGGGTGGGGTGCGGCGGCCCAGGACTTCAACAACGACGGCTTCCGGGACATCGCGATGGTCAACGGCTACGACCCCAACACCGGGTCAGGTGGCGAGTCCGACCCGGTGTTCGCCCGCTTCGTGTCCGACCCGAGCCTGCTCTGGCTGGGCCGGGAAGAGACTCCATTGCCCGAGGTGGGCGCACAGGTCGGTTTCGGTGACACTGCCAGCGGCAAGGCACTCGTTCCCTTCGACATGGACGCCGACGGCGACCTCGACATCATCGTGGCCAACACGAGCGAGCCACCGATCCTCTACCGCAACGACACGCCCCCGGGTGGCAATTGGCTGACGGTCCGGTTGCGCGACGTCGGCCCCAACCCGTTCGCCGTGGGAGCGCGGGTGCTCGTGCGCACGAGCGATTCCGACGTGGCCAGACCCGCCGAGGTCCGTGCCGGAAGCTC